One genomic region from Streptomyces sp. NBC_01304 encodes:
- a CDS encoding PPA1309 family protein gives MPNHAPSGPPMAASPLTRAVIEIDEYVAGLGWDQPARLFALVDTAKLRSQEPGLADKLGLTGEESATNLTPIEQDELPAGSPLDEFLGTIAWPDAVAGCALTVERLMLPPSAEASVPDGLSEAQLAKWVAGHRDRQEVRMTVAVLRDGTRESALRLREKDSPTEVLTGSDLVPGLAEALTATFAE, from the coding sequence ATGCCCAACCATGCCCCCTCCGGCCCTCCGATGGCCGCCAGCCCCCTCACCCGTGCCGTGATCGAAATTGACGAGTACGTCGCCGGTCTCGGCTGGGACCAGCCCGCCCGTCTCTTCGCCCTCGTCGACACCGCGAAGCTCCGCTCCCAGGAGCCGGGCCTCGCCGACAAACTCGGCCTGACAGGCGAGGAGTCCGCCACCAACCTGACGCCCATCGAGCAGGACGAGCTGCCGGCCGGCAGCCCGCTCGACGAATTCCTCGGCACCATCGCCTGGCCCGACGCAGTGGCCGGCTGCGCGCTCACCGTGGAGCGTCTGATGCTGCCGCCGTCAGCGGAGGCCTCGGTTCCGGACGGTCTGAGCGAGGCTCAGCTCGCGAAGTGGGTGGCCGGGCACAGGGACCGCCAGGAGGTCCGGATGACGGTCGCGGTGCTGCGGGACGGGACGCGCGAGTCGGCGCTGCGGCTGCGCGAGAAGGACTCGCCGACCGAGGTGCTCACCGGGTCCGACCTGGTGCCGGGCCTCGCCGAGGCACTGACGGCGACGTTCGCGGAGTAG
- a CDS encoding YlbL family protein, which produces MPRRTATMLASTLMLITLLCVGVLYPVPYSEMTPGPTVNTLGEHGGEPVLQISGHKTYPTTGHLNMTTVRVTSADYRMNMFQAVYGWLAHDNIVVPHDTLYPDGKTEEQSSQENAEEFSQSQESAKVAALKELDIPGVKTRVVVSTVGKDRPAEGKLHAGDVIKAVDGVEVKEFADVSKLVTKHKAGEDVVFTIVPAKEAAAAEKNREEPAGTEDVTITTEKAGRNPQTGKMEDYPVVGITAGLDHTFPFNIDIKLADVGGPSAGLMFALGIVDKLTPDDLTGGKFVAGTGTIDDAGKVGPIGGIEMKTVGAREKGAEYFLTPEDNCASAAKDVPDGLTLVKVKTIDDAVKSLDAISKGKTADLPQCKVK; this is translated from the coding sequence ATGCCACGCCGCACCGCGACGATGCTCGCCTCCACCCTGATGCTGATCACGCTGCTCTGCGTGGGAGTGCTCTACCCGGTGCCGTACTCCGAGATGACCCCGGGGCCGACGGTGAACACCCTGGGCGAGCACGGCGGTGAGCCGGTGCTGCAGATCTCCGGCCACAAGACCTACCCGACGACCGGTCACCTCAACATGACGACGGTCCGGGTCACCAGCGCCGACTACCGGATGAACATGTTCCAGGCGGTGTACGGCTGGCTGGCACACGACAACATCGTGGTGCCGCACGACACCCTCTACCCGGACGGCAAGACGGAGGAGCAGTCCTCCCAGGAGAACGCCGAGGAATTCAGCCAGTCCCAGGAGAGCGCCAAGGTCGCGGCCCTCAAGGAGCTGGACATCCCGGGCGTGAAGACGCGAGTCGTCGTCTCCACCGTCGGCAAGGACCGGCCCGCGGAAGGCAAGCTGCACGCCGGCGATGTCATCAAGGCGGTCGACGGCGTCGAGGTGAAGGAATTCGCCGACGTGTCGAAGCTGGTCACCAAGCACAAGGCCGGCGAGGACGTCGTCTTCACGATCGTCCCGGCCAAGGAGGCCGCCGCGGCCGAGAAGAACCGCGAGGAGCCCGCCGGGACCGAGGACGTCACCATCACCACCGAGAAGGCGGGCAGGAACCCGCAGACCGGGAAGATGGAGGACTACCCGGTCGTCGGCATCACCGCCGGCCTCGACCACACGTTCCCGTTCAACATCGACATCAAGCTCGCCGACGTCGGCGGCCCCAGCGCGGGCCTGATGTTCGCCCTCGGCATCGTCGACAAGCTGACCCCTGACGACCTCACCGGCGGCAAGTTCGTCGCCGGCACCGGCACCATCGACGACGCCGGCAAGGTCGGCCCGATCGGCGGCATCGAGATGAAGACGGTCGGTGCCCGCGAGAAGGGCGCCGAGTACTTCCTGACGCCCGAGGACAACTGCGCGAGCGCCGCCAAGGACGTCCCCGACGGCCTCACGCTGGTCAAGGTCAAGACGATCGACGACGCGGTGAAGTCCCTCGACGCCATCAGCAAGGGCAAGACCGCGGACCTGCCGCAGTGCAAGGTCAAGTAG
- a CDS encoding molybdenum cofactor biosynthesis protein MoaE: MAAARYDHPGEQAAQDPIRLLAIRDTPLSLDEVFKAAGDHAAGGTALFVGTVRNHDGGADVDELGYSCHPTAEAEMRRVAEKVVAEYPVRALAAVHRVGDLEVGDLAVIVAVSCPHRAEAFAAARKLIDDLKHEVPIWKHQKFSDGTEEWVGAC, from the coding sequence ATGGCAGCAGCACGGTACGACCACCCCGGCGAGCAGGCAGCACAGGACCCGATCCGGCTGCTCGCCATTCGCGACACCCCGCTCTCGCTCGACGAGGTCTTCAAGGCGGCGGGCGACCACGCGGCGGGCGGCACCGCGCTCTTCGTGGGCACGGTACGCAACCACGACGGCGGGGCCGACGTGGACGAGCTGGGCTACTCCTGCCACCCCACGGCCGAGGCCGAGATGCGCCGCGTCGCCGAGAAGGTCGTCGCCGAGTACCCCGTGCGCGCCCTGGCCGCCGTGCACCGCGTGGGCGATCTCGAGGTCGGCGACCTCGCGGTGATCGTCGCGGTCTCCTGCCCGCACCGCGCGGAGGCCTTCGCCGCCGCCCGCAAGCTGATCGACGACCTGAAGCACGAGGTCCCGATCTGGAAGCACCAGAAGTTCTCGGACGGCACCGAGGAGTGGGTCGGCGCCTGCTGA
- a CDS encoding SDR family oxidoreductase — translation MSSPDPQVRAARNESTVPARGPVVAVTGAASGVGALLVERLAASEEIKQVVAIDERRGECASAQWHILDVRDPAIAEKLRGADVVVHLALDLDLETDPAARTAYNVRGTQTVLTAAAAAGVHRVVLCTSAMVYGALEDNELPLSEDSELRATAEATGVGDLLEIERLARRAPRAHPGLNVTVLRPAVLVGGGSDTALTRYFESPRLLVVAGSRPVWQFCHVEDLCSALEYAVLEKVDGDLAVGCDGWLEQEEVEELSGIRRMELPSAVALGAAARLHRIGLTPSPAGDLAYTMYPWVVSVSRLHDAGWRPQWSNEEVLAELLEEVSGRHTVAGRRLGRKDATAAGAAGATVALLGAAAVVRAARRRRGL, via the coding sequence GTGAGTTCCCCAGATCCGCAGGTTCGCGCAGCGCGAAACGAGTCAACCGTGCCCGCGAGAGGTCCCGTGGTGGCCGTCACGGGCGCCGCGTCCGGTGTGGGCGCGCTGCTCGTCGAGCGCCTGGCCGCATCCGAGGAGATCAAGCAGGTCGTGGCCATCGACGAGCGCCGGGGCGAGTGCGCTTCGGCGCAGTGGCACATTCTCGACGTACGGGATCCAGCCATCGCCGAGAAGCTGCGTGGCGCAGACGTCGTCGTGCACCTGGCGCTCGACCTCGACCTCGAGACCGACCCCGCAGCCCGCACGGCGTACAACGTCCGCGGCACCCAGACCGTCCTCACGGCCGCCGCGGCGGCCGGCGTCCACCGGGTCGTGCTCTGCACCTCCGCGATGGTCTACGGGGCGCTGGAGGACAACGAGCTCCCGCTCTCCGAGGACTCCGAGCTGCGCGCCACCGCCGAGGCCACCGGCGTCGGCGACCTCCTTGAGATCGAACGCCTCGCCCGCCGCGCACCCCGCGCGCACCCCGGCCTGAACGTCACCGTGCTGCGCCCCGCCGTCCTGGTCGGCGGCGGTAGCGACACCGCGCTGACCCGCTACTTCGAGTCGCCGCGCCTGCTCGTCGTGGCCGGCTCGCGCCCCGTGTGGCAGTTCTGCCACGTCGAGGACCTGTGCAGCGCGCTCGAGTACGCCGTCCTGGAGAAGGTCGACGGCGACCTGGCCGTCGGCTGCGACGGCTGGCTGGAGCAGGAGGAGGTCGAGGAGCTCAGCGGAATCCGCCGCATGGAGCTGCCCTCGGCGGTCGCCCTGGGAGCCGCCGCCCGGCTGCACCGGATCGGCCTCACCCCGTCCCCGGCGGGCGACCTCGCGTACACGATGTACCCCTGGGTGGTCAGCGTGAGCAGGCTGCACGACGCGGGCTGGCGGCCGCAGTGGAGCAACGAGGAGGTCCTCGCCGAACTCCTCGAAGAGGTCTCCGGCCGGCACACCGTCGCGGGCCGCCGCCTCGGCCGCAAGGACGCGACCGCCGCGGGTGCCGCGGGTGCGACCGTCGCCCTTCTGGGCGCCGCCGCGGTGGTGCGCGCGGCGCGCAGGCGCCGCGGCCTGTAG
- a CDS encoding zinc-dependent metalloprotease, with amino-acid sequence MSDTPFGFGLPPEEPENGDEGKKKDPASGGAGQDPANPFGFGTGGGMPGMPGGGDNPFAAMFGNMNPNDLGAAFQQLGQMLSYEGGPVNWDMAKQIARQTVSQGTADGTKDASVGPAQRTAVEEAVRLADVWLDGVTSLPSGAGSAVAWSRAEWVEATLPVWQELVDPVAERVGAAMGDVLPEEMQAMAGPLLGMMRSMGGAMFGQQIGQAVGVLAGEVVGSTDIGLPLGPAGKAALLPLNIEAFGKDLGVPQDEVRLYLALREAAHQRLFAHVPWLRSHLFGAVEGYARGIKVDTAKLEDVVGQFDPQNPEELQNALQQGMFQPEDTPAQKAALARLETALALVEGWVDAVVHEAAKDRLTSAGALRETLRRRRASGGPAEQTFATLIGLELRPRRLRDASRLWASLTDARGVDGRDGLWAHPDMLPTAGDLDDPDGFVHRGEAGSDASSDEPKLDFDAIDKMLGEAAGGSGPDLKKDDDKGDGDK; translated from the coding sequence GTGAGTGACACCCCATTCGGATTCGGCCTTCCGCCGGAGGAGCCGGAAAACGGCGACGAGGGCAAGAAGAAGGACCCCGCGAGCGGTGGCGCCGGCCAGGACCCGGCCAACCCCTTCGGCTTCGGTACGGGCGGCGGCATGCCTGGTATGCCCGGCGGTGGCGACAATCCGTTCGCCGCGATGTTCGGGAACATGAACCCGAACGACCTGGGCGCCGCCTTCCAGCAGCTCGGCCAGATGCTCTCGTACGAGGGCGGCCCGGTGAACTGGGACATGGCCAAGCAGATCGCCCGCCAGACGGTCTCCCAGGGCACCGCGGACGGCACCAAGGACGCGAGCGTGGGCCCCGCCCAGCGCACCGCCGTGGAAGAGGCCGTGCGCCTGGCCGACGTGTGGCTGGACGGCGTGACCTCGCTGCCGTCGGGTGCGGGGTCCGCGGTGGCCTGGTCGCGCGCCGAGTGGGTCGAGGCGACGCTGCCGGTGTGGCAGGAGCTGGTGGACCCGGTGGCCGAGCGGGTCGGGGCCGCGATGGGCGATGTGCTGCCCGAGGAGATGCAGGCCATGGCGGGCCCGCTGCTCGGCATGATGCGCTCCATGGGCGGCGCGATGTTCGGCCAGCAGATCGGGCAGGCCGTGGGCGTGCTCGCGGGCGAGGTCGTCGGCTCGACCGACATCGGCCTTCCGCTGGGCCCGGCCGGGAAGGCCGCGCTGCTGCCGCTGAACATCGAGGCGTTCGGCAAGGACCTGGGCGTCCCGCAGGACGAGGTGCGGTTGTATCTGGCCCTGCGCGAGGCCGCCCACCAGCGGCTCTTCGCCCATGTGCCGTGGCTGCGCTCGCATCTGTTCGGTGCGGTCGAGGGGTACGCGCGCGGGATCAAGGTCGACACCGCGAAGCTGGAGGACGTGGTCGGCCAGTTCGACCCGCAGAACCCCGAGGAGCTGCAGAACGCGCTGCAGCAGGGCATGTTCCAGCCCGAGGACACCCCGGCCCAGAAGGCCGCGCTCGCCCGTCTGGAGACGGCGCTCGCGCTGGTCGAGGGCTGGGTGGACGCGGTCGTGCACGAGGCCGCCAAGGACCGGCTGACCTCGGCCGGGGCGCTGCGCGAGACGCTGCGCAGGCGCCGGGCGAGCGGTGGGCCCGCCGAGCAGACCTTCGCCACCCTGATCGGCCTCGAGCTGCGGCCGCGCCGGCTGCGGGACGCCTCGCGGCTGTGGGCCTCGCTCACGGACGCGCGCGGGGTGGACGGGCGCGACGGCCTGTGGGCGCACCCGGACATGCTGCCGACGGCCGGGGACCTGGACGACCCGGACGGCTTCGTGCACCGCGGCGAGGCGGGCTCCGACGCCTCCTCCGACGAGCCCAAGCTCGACTTCGACGCCATCGACAAGATGCTCGGCGAGGCCGCGGGCGGCTCCGGGCCCGACCTCAAGAAGGACGACGACAAGGGCGACGGCGACAAGTGA
- a CDS encoding NUDIX hydrolase has product MSLHEDAVLVLKKYEHQEELRQAYLDHLATHPDGMWKACGAGHLTASALVIDPTRGRVLLTLHKKLQMWLQMGGHCEPGDDTVAAAALREGTEESGIAGLTLLPGGPVRLDRHPIPAPCNWHLDVQYAAVAPADAVEAISDESLDLRWFAYDEVAGVADESVVRLMEATRARLAELA; this is encoded by the coding sequence GTGAGCCTGCACGAAGACGCGGTGCTCGTACTGAAGAAGTACGAGCACCAAGAAGAGCTGCGCCAGGCCTACTTGGACCATCTGGCGACTCATCCCGACGGCATGTGGAAGGCCTGCGGGGCCGGGCATCTGACGGCGAGCGCGCTGGTCATCGACCCCACGCGCGGGCGCGTACTGCTGACGCTGCACAAAAAGCTGCAGATGTGGCTGCAGATGGGCGGGCACTGCGAACCGGGCGATGACACGGTCGCCGCCGCCGCGCTGCGCGAGGGCACCGAGGAGTCCGGCATCGCGGGGCTCACGCTGCTGCCGGGCGGTCCGGTGCGCCTGGACCGGCATCCGATTCCGGCGCCCTGCAACTGGCATCTCGATGTCCAGTACGCGGCCGTCGCCCCGGCGGACGCGGTCGAGGCGATCAGCGACGAGTCGCTCGACCTGCGCTGGTTCGCGTACGACGAGGTGGCGGGTGTGGCCGACGAGTCGGTCGTACGGCTGATGGAAGCCACCCGCGCGCGCCTTGCGGAGCTTGCGTAA
- a CDS encoding AIM24 family protein yields MQSPLFAFTEQQSQERYAIQNPQMLRIHLEGHDDVLARKGAMVAYQGLIEFDGEYQSGQQQRARANTGEGLDPMRCSGQGTIYLANLAQYIHIVDIDQQGLVVDSSYVLALDSVLHTESIAVDSQYGISGSGKYQLNISGSGKVALMTSGQPLMMQVTPDKYVNCDADAIVGWSKSLRVQMQAQTSSSNVRRRRGNTGEGWELSFMGSGFVLVQPSEVLPPQNVVMQGMAAQYGMGQQGARGQNRGNVWE; encoded by the coding sequence ATGCAGAGCCCGCTTTTCGCTTTTACCGAGCAGCAGTCCCAGGAGCGCTACGCGATCCAGAATCCGCAGATGCTGCGGATCCACCTCGAAGGCCATGACGACGTCCTCGCCCGCAAGGGCGCGATGGTCGCCTACCAGGGCCTCATCGAGTTCGACGGCGAGTACCAGTCCGGTCAGCAGCAGCGCGCGCGTGCCAACACGGGCGAGGGCCTCGACCCGATGCGCTGCTCCGGGCAGGGCACGATCTATCTGGCCAACCTGGCGCAGTACATCCACATCGTCGACATCGACCAGCAGGGCCTGGTCGTGGACAGCAGTTACGTCCTCGCGCTCGATTCCGTCCTGCACACCGAGTCCATCGCGGTGGACAGCCAGTACGGCATCTCCGGGTCCGGCAAGTACCAGCTGAACATCTCCGGCAGCGGCAAGGTCGCCCTGATGACCTCAGGTCAGCCGCTGATGATGCAGGTCACGCCGGACAAGTACGTGAACTGCGACGCCGACGCGATCGTCGGCTGGTCCAAGTCGCTGCGGGTGCAGATGCAGGCCCAGACCTCCAGCTCCAACGTGCGCCGCCGCCGCGGCAACACCGGTGAGGGCTGGGAACTGAGCTTCATGGGCTCGGGCTTCGTCCTGGTCCAGCCCAGCGAGGTGCTGCCGCCGCAGAACGTCGTGATGCAGGGCATGGCCGCGCAGTACGGCATGGGGCAGCAGGGCGCCCGCGGGCAGAACCGGGGCAATGTCTGGGAGTAA
- a CDS encoding AIM24 family protein: protein MNQLAGFAPTPVSARMENHGRSMAKIAMQSGQDVFCRTGSMIAYEGFVQYEPNPPAVRQIAGAWITGEGMPLMKASGDGLLYLADYGADVVVINLNGDSLSVNGTNLLAFDAHLQWGVERVKGLAKFAGQGLWNVKVTGQGWVALTSRGAPIVVDCGSGEDETYVDPDALVAWSPNLKVKGKRSFKASSMIGRGSGEAYQMAFSGQGIVVVQPSEDSSDRLRVRG from the coding sequence ATGAACCAGCTCGCGGGCTTCGCCCCGACTCCCGTGTCGGCCCGGATGGAGAACCACGGCCGCAGCATGGCCAAGATCGCCATGCAGAGCGGCCAGGACGTCTTCTGCCGGACCGGCTCGATGATCGCGTACGAGGGCTTCGTCCAGTACGAGCCCAATCCGCCGGCCGTCCGGCAGATCGCCGGCGCCTGGATCACCGGCGAGGGCATGCCGCTGATGAAGGCCAGCGGCGACGGACTGCTCTACCTCGCCGACTACGGCGCGGACGTCGTCGTCATCAACCTCAACGGCGACTCCCTCTCCGTGAACGGCACCAACCTCCTTGCCTTCGACGCGCACCTCCAGTGGGGCGTCGAGCGGGTCAAGGGCCTGGCGAAGTTCGCCGGCCAGGGCCTGTGGAACGTCAAGGTGACGGGCCAGGGCTGGGTCGCGCTGACCTCGCGCGGGGCGCCGATCGTCGTCGACTGCGGCAGCGGCGAGGACGAGACGTACGTCGACCCGGACGCCCTGGTCGCCTGGTCACCGAACCTCAAGGTGAAGGGCAAGCGCAGCTTCAAGGCGTCCTCGATGATCGGCCGGGGCAGCGGCGAGGCCTACCAGATGGCGTTCTCCGGCCAGGGGATCGTCGTCGTACAGCCCAGTGAAGACAGCAGCGACCGTCTCCGGGTCCGGGGCTAG
- a CDS encoding TerD family protein, whose amino-acid sequence MAREFQRGHKAKISDLTAGTDLYVGVQISAPGLSFDISCFGLDANEQLSDDRYFVFFNQPKSPEESIQLLGAQSGDTESFRVTLDRIPPQIHKLSITATIDGAGQMSQIAPGYLRIVAGGEEVARYPFNGTEFSTERAVMIGDFYLKDVWRFAAVGQGFDGGLDALLKNFGGEVAEEQQAAPQQAQGGAPGFAPPPGGAAPAPAPSFGAPAPAPAPPQQAQPAPQGFAPPPAPAPAPQPDVHAAPTIVAPLSTPPGTVPPPAPPGYGQPGQPQQQPMHGPHPGQQQPFPGQQPQYGQVPGQPAPPPGYGQPPGQPQGGPFPGQPSAPSPYGQPQGMPQGAPQAGGVAAALQKYREAPTGQRWTQQNEQMVRVDLGQQGQAVLARQGSMVLYQGKVDFSYKGAGFAGRIVGNATGQEMQLMRCTGRGQVFLAENEAHLHPIELQGDAICVSAENVLAFDESLQHEVRRIEGHGIPGGALFTMQFQGTGSVIVKTKGTPVVLPVTPTTFADANSIVAWSAASQVIISSQVRLRRQAFPGHSGETVNLQFRGAPGNFIVVQPYEI is encoded by the coding sequence ATGGCCAGGGAATTCCAACGCGGCCACAAGGCCAAGATCAGTGACCTCACCGCAGGGACGGATCTGTACGTAGGTGTGCAGATCTCGGCCCCCGGACTGAGCTTCGACATCAGCTGCTTCGGCCTCGACGCCAATGAGCAGCTCTCCGACGATCGCTACTTCGTCTTCTTCAACCAGCCCAAGTCGCCCGAGGAGTCGATCCAGCTCCTCGGTGCCCAGTCCGGCGACACGGAGTCGTTCCGGGTCACTCTCGACCGGATTCCGCCGCAGATCCACAAGTTGTCGATCACGGCGACGATCGACGGTGCGGGTCAGATGTCGCAGATCGCCCCCGGGTACCTCCGGATCGTCGCGGGCGGTGAAGAGGTCGCCCGCTATCCGTTCAACGGCACGGAGTTCTCCACCGAACGCGCGGTGATGATCGGCGACTTCTATCTGAAGGACGTCTGGCGGTTCGCCGCGGTCGGCCAGGGCTTCGACGGCGGACTCGACGCCCTCCTGAAGAACTTCGGCGGCGAGGTCGCCGAGGAGCAGCAGGCCGCGCCGCAGCAGGCGCAGGGCGGCGCCCCCGGCTTCGCCCCGCCGCCCGGTGGTGCGGCCCCCGCCCCGGCCCCGTCCTTCGGCGCCCCGGCACCGGCCCCCGCCCCGCCGCAGCAGGCGCAGCCCGCACCGCAGGGCTTCGCCCCGCCCCCGGCCCCCGCGCCGGCCCCGCAGCCGGATGTGCACGCCGCGCCGACGATCGTCGCCCCGCTGTCGACGCCGCCCGGCACGGTCCCGCCGCCCGCCCCGCCGGGCTACGGCCAGCCGGGCCAGCCGCAGCAGCAGCCGATGCACGGCCCGCACCCGGGCCAGCAGCAGCCGTTCCCGGGCCAGCAGCCGCAGTACGGCCAGGTTCCCGGCCAGCCCGCGCCCCCGCCGGGTTACGGCCAGCCTCCGGGCCAGCCGCAGGGCGGTCCGTTCCCCGGCCAGCCCTCCGCGCCGTCGCCGTACGGCCAGCCCCAGGGCATGCCGCAGGGCGCCCCGCAGGCCGGCGGTGTGGCCGCCGCGCTGCAGAAGTACCGCGAAGCACCCACCGGACAGCGCTGGACGCAGCAGAACGAGCAGATGGTCCGCGTCGACCTCGGCCAGCAGGGCCAGGCCGTCCTCGCCCGCCAGGGCAGCATGGTGCTGTACCAGGGCAAGGTCGACTTCAGCTACAAGGGCGCAGGCTTCGCCGGCCGCATCGTGGGCAACGCCACCGGCCAGGAAATGCAGTTGATGCGCTGCACCGGCCGCGGCCAGGTCTTCCTCGCGGAGAACGAGGCCCATCTGCACCCCATCGAGCTCCAGGGCGACGCCATTTGCGTCTCCGCGGAGAACGTCTTGGCGTTCGACGAGTCCCTGCAGCACGAGGTCCGTCGCATCGAGGGCCACGGCATCCCGGGCGGCGCCCTGTTCACCATGCAGTTCCAGGGCACCGGTTCGGTGATCGTGAAGACGAAGGGCACCCCCGTGGTGCTGCCCGTCACGCCGACGACCTTCGCGGACGCCAACTCGATCGTCGCGTGGTCGGCCGCCTCCCAGGTCATCATCTCGAGCCAGGTGCGCCTGCGCAGGCAGGCCTTCCCCGGCCACAGCGGGGAGACCGTGAACCTCCAATTCCGCGGTGCGCCCGGCAACTTCATCGTCGTCCAGCCCTACGAGATCTAA
- a CDS encoding M48 metallopeptidase family protein: MPADPLHRAGSPQRSTTNQPPRGSAVSAVEVRRSARRRRTVSAYREGDRTIVLIPARMSEAEEQRWVGVMLDKLAAQESKRLLGDAELAERAEYLSDQYFEGRARPTSVRWVTNQNTRWGSCTPAEGSIRLSHRLQGMPEYVVDYVLVHELAHLLVPGHGPRFWRLLEAYPRTERARGYLEGVVAADRLPHLPAARSE; this comes from the coding sequence GTGCCAGCCGACCCACTGCACCGCGCCGGAAGTCCACAGCGCAGCACGACGAACCAGCCGCCACGCGGCTCGGCGGTGAGCGCGGTCGAGGTCCGCCGGAGTGCCAGACGGCGCAGAACGGTCTCCGCGTATCGCGAGGGCGACCGCACGATCGTGCTGATCCCCGCCCGGATGTCGGAGGCGGAGGAGCAGCGCTGGGTCGGCGTGATGCTGGACAAGCTCGCCGCGCAGGAGAGCAAGCGTCTTCTCGGCGACGCCGAACTCGCCGAGCGGGCCGAATATCTGTCGGACCAGTACTTCGAGGGCCGGGCCAGGCCCACCTCGGTGCGCTGGGTCACCAACCAGAACACCCGCTGGGGCTCGTGCACTCCGGCCGAAGGCAGCATCCGTCTCTCGCACCGGCTGCAGGGCATGCCCGAGTACGTCGTCGACTACGTCCTGGTCCATGAGCTCGCCCACCTTCTGGTGCCGGGGCACGGCCCCAGGTTCTGGCGGCTGTTGGAGGCGTATCCGCGTACGGAACGAGCCCGCGGCTATCTCGAGGGCGTCGTCGCCGCGGACCGGCTGCCGCACCTCCCCGCAGCGCGCAGCGAGTGA
- a CDS encoding TOMM precursor leader peptide-binding protein — MHPMVKPALRRAWRDLTTVQFGIAPAHAVVLGPLDLATAGLLHRLDGTRGLPLLREEGHGLGLPEGHVDMLVERLAAAGLLDDTTGGGPAADALRRRPGALDRLRPDLASLSLVDREPTGGIRRLAARSAMRVQVRGAGRVGAGIAAVLSGAAVGKVDVLEGGCVEPWDVSPGGLPAQSVGERRDAAARRLVRRCAPVRPPRRRRTGPAGSGEVPEDGQGVEPGLSLVVVAPRDGLAAFAPDPAVVEPLVAAGTPHLFAGVIEGTGVVGPLVLPGVSGCAGCLDLGRAERDAGWLRMLAQWRSGRASRAVPSCDLALATAVAGLAASHALAFLDGALPAAVGTRWEAPLPGLDWRSERVRPHPDCSCGAASRDEREDTSRERASHETMAG; from the coding sequence ATGCATCCGATGGTGAAACCTGCGCTGCGGCGCGCCTGGCGGGATCTCACCACCGTGCAGTTCGGCATCGCACCCGCACACGCGGTGGTGCTCGGACCGCTCGACCTGGCGACGGCCGGCCTGCTCCACCGGCTCGACGGCACGCGCGGGTTGCCGCTGCTGCGCGAGGAAGGACACGGGCTCGGGCTGCCCGAAGGACATGTGGACATGCTGGTGGAGCGGCTGGCCGCGGCAGGTCTGCTCGATGACACCACGGGCGGCGGTCCGGCCGCGGACGCGCTGCGCCGCAGGCCGGGCGCGCTGGACCGGCTGCGCCCCGATCTGGCGTCGCTGTCCCTCGTGGACCGGGAACCCACGGGCGGGATAAGGCGGTTGGCGGCACGGAGCGCCATGCGTGTCCAGGTGCGAGGCGCCGGCCGGGTGGGGGCGGGCATCGCCGCCGTGCTCTCGGGGGCGGCGGTCGGCAAGGTCGATGTGCTGGAGGGCGGGTGCGTCGAGCCGTGGGACGTGTCGCCCGGCGGGCTGCCCGCGCAGTCGGTCGGGGAGCGCAGGGACGCGGCCGCACGACGCCTGGTGCGCCGATGCGCACCGGTCCGACCACCACGACGGAGGCGAACCGGACCCGCGGGCAGCGGCGAGGTACCCGAGGACGGGCAGGGCGTCGAGCCGGGGCTTTCGCTCGTGGTGGTGGCGCCGCGGGACGGTCTGGCCGCCTTCGCACCCGACCCCGCTGTCGTGGAGCCACTCGTGGCGGCGGGCACACCGCATCTTTTCGCGGGGGTGATCGAGGGCACCGGGGTGGTGGGGCCGTTGGTGCTGCCGGGCGTTTCAGGCTGCGCCGGGTGTCTCGATCTCGGGCGGGCGGAGCGGGACGCCGGGTGGCTGCGGATGCTGGCCCAGTGGCGCTCGGGGCGGGCGTCCAGGGCGGTGCCGTCCTGTGATCTGGCGCTGGCGACGGCGGTCGCGGGGCTTGCCGCCTCGCATGCACTGGCCTTCCTGGACGGGGCGCTCCCGGCTGCCGTCGGGACACGGTGGGAGGCTCCGCTGCCGGGGCTCGACTGGCGGTCGGAGCGGGTGCGGCCGCACCCCGACTGCTCCTGCGGGGCGGCCTCTCGAGATGAGAGGGAGGACACCTCAAGAGAACGCGCGTCACACGAGACAATGGCCGGGTAA